CACCCAATGGTACTGCATGGACAAACTGACCGGCGATGAATAAGATTTATCATATCCATCATAAACAAAGCCACGTATAAAAAAGCTTTCTTCTTCCGGAACATTCACGGGAAAGGTTGCTTCCCCGATTCCCTTGACGAGAGCGGTAGCTATTACAGTCGGGCTTTCAAAGGTGGAAGTCTCCGACTTCTCGTATCCCACGACAAGATCATCGCCATCCTCGTCTTTAACAACGAGTTTTATAGGAACGACGGTTTTTGTGGAATAGATGGTTCCCTGCATTGGTGATATCTCTATCGTGGGTTTAGCGTTTATCACTTCAAGAGTCCAGAGAATTCTCTTGCCGGAGCTGTCAATGTTCTTGAGAATCTTACCATTTTTGTACTTTATATCCACAGTCCAGTAATATGTTTTATGTGGTTCAAGAGTTATTTGGTATTCAGCTTCTTCTGTTTTTTCATATACCATTTCTTCTTTCCCTTTGGGATCGAGATAAATCCTCACAATGTATTCACTTATTTCTTCAGGAGTTTTTACTTTCCAGGTGAGATTTGCTGCGCCTGCATAGCTCTTTTCAGGAAAATGCGAGAAAACCGGATAGGAAGGGAGAACCTCTACTGTTGTTGTCGCGATCTTCCTGAGCTCCTGAGGTATGGTAAAACCATCAATTTCAATAGGTTGAATATCTATCGTATAACTCTGGAATGCATCGAGGACTAACGAGATACTGTTCGAGCTCACAATCTCCGTTTGCTCGGTCTTTCTTACCACAACCTTGTATTTGAAGTTATGGTTTGCCAGTGGGGCTTTCCATTTGAGAACGATGGGTCTGTCCTCTTCTTTAAACACCTTTAGAACCGAAGGGATCGACGGTGGAGGCAATTCACCAAGCAGTGTGGAAAACCTCATTTTGTATGAAATACCATCAGGGGTGTCGAGCTCAATCTCATACGTAGCGAATGGTGTTACCTGCAATGTCAGAGCCTTAGATTTCGTGTATATTGCCTGCGGTCGTGCCCCCTGTTTTCCGTAACTCACAGTAAATAGTGGTTGAATCTGATACGGTAACGTGTAACCCCATGTGATTGTAACGTTTGTAGAACCGTTCAACGTAAGAATAGAGCCATCTGGAGGGGTCGTTATAAAGGGAGGGAGACTTGCAGGAATAGCCTCAGGTAATGGCCTTTCTATCAATTCATCTAGTAGGGAGAGAGGGCTTTTGGTTTCCGATATTCTGAACTCTTCTAAGATTTCTTTTGGCACACTCATCAATTTTTCAACATCGGTAGTTGCCTTTTCTATGATAAAAGCTCTAAAGAATTCTATTAAGGTCCTTTCTAATTCAGGATATGAAAGGGATTTGAAATTGCTGTATATAGCCTGTGCCTTGGCATGGGCATCATATAACTCCTTTGCAAAGTTGAAAGTAAGGATGCTATCTGGCGGATAAGTGCTGTACTTTTTATAGTATTCTACGGAAGAAGCCTTTATTTTAGAAAGCTCATTTTTGAGCACACTGGCGGTGTCATAAAGGATGAGTTCGTAGTATGGAGTTTTTTTCTCGAGAGCCTTCTCCATAAACCTGCTGAATTCGAGTTCATTTCCTTTTAGTTGATTTAAAAAAACCAGAGCTGCTGAAGCCAGAGTCCCACGATCTTTAAAGGTGAATGCATTCAATTTTTTGATCAATAAATCGGCTATAACATTGACTTCTTTGTAATAGTCAATCACTTTTTCCTGTTCGAATTTCATTCCTGTGAGAGCTGCGTAAATAAGTAACAGTGTTTTAGAGTCCTTTACTATGGTACCCTCAGCGTTGATAACAATTGGATAGATATCGCCTTTGTAACGTAAAAAGTGAAGTCTATACAATCTGGAATGGCCCACAAGAGCTTGAGACTCCTCACGGGTCAGGCTGACTGCAAATTCCTGAAAATTCGAATATGGAGTCACTTTCAATATTTCATCAGGAGCGCGTTCAGCGATTATTCCCCAGTTTCCGCTTTCATATTGTAACAGCATTGGAAAATTGGAGATCAATTCCCAGGCAAAAGTGAAGCTCAAGAGTGAAAGTGCGAAAAAAATGAAAAGAAGCAATCGCTTCATTTCTTTCCCCCCCTATGTTGCGTAAACTGCTGTTCTAGAAAATTTTATCACAGTTCAGCCCCGATACAAAACCTGACAATATTTTTTCCGTGATGGTATCATCTATTGGGAGGTGAACAGATGTCAAAACAGAGATTCAGTTTTGCCATGCAACTGATCAAAGATATTGGCAAAGAGTTAAAGTTCAAGCAGAATATAGATAGGATTATAAGTTATAAGAGCAGCGAACTCGATATCGTTACTCAATTTGATCTCGAAATTCAGCAGAAGTTCGTCAAAGAAATCAAAGCAAAATTCAGCAGCGATGTTGTCCTGGCAGAAGAAGAAGGGTTATCCGACGTAGAACCAACAAGCGCCACTTGGGTTCTCGACCCGATAGACGGTACAGCGAACTTTGCCCATAGACTGCCTCTTTATTGCATATCTCTGGCTTTTTACGAAAGGACCGAACCAGTATTCGGGTTGATCTACTTACCCGAAACAGGCGACCTTTACGGCGCATACAAAGGGGAGGGAGCCTTTCTTAATAGCTCCAGAATAAGGGTTTCAAACAGAGATGAAATTTCAGAAAGCCTTGTAACCGTCGGAACTACCACTCTGCGTTCCGTAGAACTGTTGAATTTGCTTCATACTAATGTCAGACGTATGAGGGTTCTTGGAACAGCGGCATTACAAGCCGCCTTTGTTGCCGCTGGTTTTTCTGAGGCTTTTATAGGTTATAGGTTGAATATCTGGGACATTGCTGCTGCCTATATCATATTGAAGGAAGCCGGCGGAAGGGTAACAGACTGGAATGGAAAGGATATCGGACCCTGGAATACTGAAAAAATGATTTTTTCCAACGGACATATGCTAAGAGAATTATGTAGCCTTATAAGCTCAGTGGGTGTTTGAGAATCACGATTGTTTCGAGATGATGAGTCTGCGGGAACATGTCGAAAGCCCTTATATCTTCAATGCGGAAACCAGATCTCATAAGATAGCTGATATCCCGGGCGAGTGTCGTTGGGTTACAGGAGATATAAACAAGTATCGAGGGTTTTAGCCTGGTAATCATTGTTATAGGTTTACCAACGCCACTTCGGGGAGGATCGATGAAGACAACATCATACTTTCCATGGGCTTTTTTGAGAAAACTCGCAACATTTTCTTTCAAAACTCTCACATTTTCGAGTTGATTGATCCGAGCATTTGATTCAAAGGCTTTTACAGAAACAGCGGAATTTTCTACAGCAAGGACACTCTCGAATGATTCAGCCAGATAAAGAGAGAATAGGCCTACACCCGAAAACAGGTCGAGTAAGTTTGAATGTTTTCTCTCTGAAAGTACCCCACTAACGTAATGCAGTATCTTTCTCGCAATCCAGGTATTAACCTGAAAAAAAGAAGTCGGTGGAATCTGATAAAGTATACCGTCGATTTCTTCCGTAAGCACCGGTTCGCCATAGAGCACCCTATAGGGGCCTCTAAGGTTTACATCGTCTCTACTATTGTGGACGTGTATAAGTGAATTCACCTGTGGAATCTCGCTTTTTATACGCTTTTCAATTGGTCGAAGTTCCAGGAACTCGCTTTTTTTCGTTATCAGGATGGCCATGATTTCGTCCCGACTGCTTTTCCTCAATATCACGTGTTTCAGATTTCCAGTTTTTGTTTTAGTGTTGTAAGGCTTTACAGAGTGCTCGTTTAATAATCTCTGGAATCGCTTCCTCAGATCTTCAAATGGTACGTTGCCGAGTACACAGCCATCAAGTTGAACAGGTCTATCGGAAGCTTTCCTTTTCAATCCCAGATTGAGTTCTCCGGAAGAGTGAAATGCAACATACTCCATTTTGTTTCTATAATGTTTTTCACGAGAGGGAACCACATCGGGTATCACGACCTCGATTTTTGCAATGCGTCTGAACTGTTCCTCGACTATTATCTTTTTCCATTTCAATTGCTCCTGATACTCAAGATCCTGCCAATCGCATCCGCCACAGCTAGGAAAGCTACCACACAACTTTCTCCTTCTGAAAGGAGATTCCTTTAAAATTTCAACAGGTTCCCAGAGTTCGAAGTCTCTTTTTGTATTGAGTCTTCTTGCTCTTATTAATTCTCCAGGATAACCTCCTGTTAGGAAAATAACTTTTCCGTCGTCGTTCCTCGCCAGGGAAACTCCCCCGGCCACAAGCTTTTCAACGAGTAATTTCTGTTCCATACGGATTCACATGGATTCCGGCGCACTGACACCAAGAAGTTGCAGGCCATCTGCAATGATGTTTCGGGTTATCTCACATAGCTTTAGCCTCAGTGAAGATCTGCCCGGATTCTCAGGATCAACAACGAGATGCTTATTGTAGAAAGCGTGGAATGTCGCCGCTAGAGTTTCCAGATAATTTGTCAGTCTGTTTACTTTGAAATCCTCAATGATAGAATCGAGGATCGCTGGAAAGTCAAAAACCAATTTGATAAGATTCTTTTCCTCAATTGCAAATTCGTAATTTAACGGAATCTCTTTCATAGTAATTCCCTTATCCATGGCTGTCCTGAAAATGCTACTTATCCTTGCATGAGCATATTGAACGTAAAACACGGGATTTTCGTTGCTCTTTTTCTTTGCAAGATCGAGATCAAAGAGCATGTGTGTATCCGGATCAAACATCGCAAAGAAGTATCTGGTGGCATCGACACCCGCAGCTTCGAGTAATTCGTCGAGAGTCGAGAACGTCCCTTTTCTAGTTGACATTTTCACCACTTCACCACCCTGTTTGATGTTCACGTACTGGTGTATTATGACCTGAAGAAAATCTTCAGGAACACCGAGGGCAACGAGTGCAGCTTTCATTCTGGGAATGTGACCCATGTGATCAGAACCCCATATATCGAAGGCTCTTTGGAATCCCCTTTCATATTTATTTAGGTGGTAAGCAATATCGGTAAGAAAGTAAGTGTGCGTTCCGTCTGAACGAACAACGACCTTGTCTTTATCATCGACGAAACGAGAAACTTTGAACCACAATGCTCCGTCTTTTTCGTATAGGAGATCTCTGTTTTTCAGGATTTTAAGTACTCTATCCACTGTACCGTCAGCGACAAGGCTTTTTTCGCTGAATTGGCTATCGAATTTGACATCCAGTTTATTTAGCGTTTCTTTCATGCTATCAAGCATTTTGTTTAATGCGAAATTGGAAAAGAATTCATGGACTTCTTCATCCCAGATCCCCACAAATCTATCATTAAATTCACTTTGAATTTCTTTCGCGATTTCTATCAGGTATTCGCCCTGATAACCATCTTCAGGTAATGAAACTTCCATTCCAAAGAGTTGATTGTACCTGACCCAGAGTGAACGTCCCAGAAGCCGTATCTGCCTTCCCGCATCGTTGATGTACATCTCTCTCTGAACCCGATATCCTCTGGCTGAAAATATTCTGCAAAGCACATCACCATAGACGAGTTGTCTCCCGTGCCCTATAGTAAAGGGTCCAGTCGGGTTCGCACTTCCAAATTCGAATTGAACAGCGATTTCAGGTTCCAGCTTCCAGAACCCCCTGTTTCTATCGAGTTCCTCAACACTTTTGAGGTAAATTTCATCAGCAAGTTCTATATTTATAAAACCTGGACCAGCAACCGTGACATTTTTGACGCTGATATCTTTCTTTATTTCGGCGGAAAGCTCCACAGCTATTTCGCGAGGGTTCTTCTTGAGGTATTTTGCCAATAGAAAAGCAGCGTTTGTGGAATAATCTCCGAATTTCACATCAGGAATTTCCACTTTGAACGGAGGGATTTCTTCAATCTCGAGTCTTTCAATCGATTCTCTTACGAGTTTCTCAACCAAATGTCGAAGCATAGCACACCTCCTATATCGATTATCTTATTTTCTTTTGTACATCATAATGGAGTTTATCATCGTAATGTTTTTGTATAGTTTACATTAAGTCAATTCTCGAAAAGAACAGAAAAAATGCCTGATAAATCCATTGCAAGAGGCTCAGATATTTTACCACAGAACGGGTATTTAAGTCCTTACATTGATTTCTCCGGGTTAGATAGTGTTTGAAAGGATATGAACTCTCAGGTATCATTGTAATGACGTTTTTCAAAAGGAGGCGTGGCTATGGCGGTAAACCTGAAAGGTAAAAGCTTTTTGACCCTTCTCGATTTCACAACTGATGAGATCAGGTACCTGATTGATATCGCTAAACAGGTAAAGGCAGAAAAAAGAACGGGAATCATAACTCAAAGGTTTTTGGGGAAAACTCTTGCGATTATCTTTGAGAAGAGATCAACCAGAACAAGGACAGCCTTTGAAACAGCCTTTGGCGAGGAAGGCGGACATCCAGTGTTTCTCTCTAAGGATGACATTCATCTAGGGGTTAAGGAAGATCTGGAAGATACCGCGAGAGTGCTCGGCAGAATGTTCGATGCAATAGCTTTCAGAGGTTTTAAGCAAGAAACGGCGGAGACACTTGCAAAATGGTCTGGAATACCTGTCTACAATGGTCTGACGGATCTTTATCATCCAACCCAGATCCTTGCAGATTTCATGACTATCGAAGAACACTTCGGTTCTTTGAGAGGCAGAAAGCTCGTTTATATGGGAGATTCGAGAAACAATGTTGCCAATTCCTTGATGATAGGCTCCGCAAAAATGGGATTGCATTATGTAGCTTGTGGCCCAAAAGAGCTCTGGCCATCAGAAGAGCTTGTGAGTGAATGTAAAAGAATTGCTGATAATACAGGTGCCATCATCGAAATAACCGATGACCCAAAAATTGCTGTAAAAGATGCGGATGCAATTTATACAGATGTCTGGGCTTCGATGGGAGAAGAGGAAAAACTCAAGGAAAGGATAGCTTTATTACGTCCATATCAGGTAAATCAGGAGCTTATGGATTCGACTGGTAGAAAGGACACAATCTTCCTGCACTGTCTACCGGCTGTCAAAGGTAACGAAGTTACTCGTGATGTTATCGAAGGTCCACAGTCCAGAGTCTTCGAAGAAGCTGAGAACAGAAAGCATACGATTAAAGCCGTCATGATAGCAACGCTTTTGTGAGGAGGTCTGAAATGAAAAAAATAGTGGTGGCGATTGGAGGTAACGCCCTGAACAAACCTGGTGAAAAGCCAACAGCTGAGGTAATGAAAACCAATCTCCTTGGAACGGTGAAACACCTTGCGGACCTCGTTGAAGATGGTTTTGATCTCGTAATAACTCATGGGAACGGACCGCAGGTGGGTAATCTTCTGGTGCAGCAAGAGATAGCAAAAGACACTTTGCCCCCTTTCCCAATAGATGTGAACGACGCTATGACACAGGGATCCATCGGTTACCTTATTACTCAAACATTGTCGAATGAATTGAAGAGAAGGGAACTGAGGGTACCGGTGAGCTGCGTGTTGACTCAGATAATCGTGGATAGGGATGATCCTGGTTTCAAAAACCCCACAAAACCTGTGGGCCCCTTTTATGATGAAGAAACGGCGAAGAGTCTTCAGGAGAGTAAAGGCTGGGTTATGAAAGAAGACGCAGGTAGGGGATGGAGGAGAGTAGTCCCATCTCCAATGCCGTTGGATGTAGTCGAGATTGAATCAATTAAAGCGCTTCTGGAAGCCAACAATGTACTGGTGGCTGCCGGTGGCGGAGGCATACCTGTGGTCGTAAACGATGCTGGAGAGCTGGAAGGTGTGGAAGCTGTTATAGATAAGGATAGAGCTTCTTCTTTGCTTGCACGATTGATCGGTGCAGAGATGTTCGTGATACTGACAGCAGTGGACCATGCCTATGTGAATTTTGGGAAATCTAATCAACAAGCTCTCAAAGAATTGAGTGTAAAAGATGCCAAACGATTGATGGAAGAAGGTCATTTTGCTCATGGAAGTATGTATCCCAAGATCGAAGCTGCCGTCAATTTTGTCGAAAAAACTGGCCACAGAGCTATAATCACCTCCCTGGAAGGTGTTGAAAGGGCTCTTGATGGTTCCTTTGGTACTCAGATAGTACCATAAAATGATTAAATCATAGAGCCGGGCAGGGTGCCCGGCTTTATTTTTAATAAAAAATTATGCTATAATTGAACTGAACGAATGATTGAAAGGAGTGATGACAATGCGCGGTGAAGTAACAAGGAAGAAAATCATGGAAGCTGCCATTAAAGTTATCTCTCAAGAAACGATCGAAGGACTCAGCACCAGAAAAGTATCGGGTGAAGCGGATGTAAATCTCGCAGCAATTCACTACCATCATAGATCTAAAGAAGGTATGTTAATCGATCTTTCGAGATATGTGATCAACAATTATTTACTTCCAAAAATCGACGCGCTTTTCGGTAAAGGCCTTGAACCGCGGGATTTCATAAGTTCTATATTCAACATCATAAATGAACTGAGTAAAGAACGCGAAGATGTTCTGATTACCCTCATTTATCTGTGGTTGTATGGCAAGAAGAACAAAAGGATTAGGGAAATAATGCGTTCTTTTAAATCACAAATCGAGGAAAGAATGAAGGAAGAGCTGCTTAAACACATGTCAAAGTCAAGGACTTCGCGGGTAATCTTTAGGCTTTCTTATTTCATCTTCGGATATACACTCGAACTCGTGATAAGTGGTGAAACCATTACCGAAAAGGAAATAGCCGATATCGCAAAAAGAATTCTCTGATCCGAGGTGGTACCTTTGCCCGTCATTGCAATCACAAACCATAAAGGTGGAGTCGGTAAAACCACGCTAACGTACAGTTTGGCGTACGAATATGCTCTGGGTGGATACAAGGTTCTATTGGTTGATCTGGATCCGTCTGGAAATCTTACCATAGCTATGGATCAGGATCCTTATGAAGATGGTGAGGTAAATCTAGCAAGTATTATTTCTGAAGGTGAAAGCTTCGATGCTGACCTTCTAAAAAAGTCTGTCAACAAAGGATTTGCCACTATTGATATACTTCCATCCAACGATGAGCTTTACAGGGTTGAATCCATGGGGAATGGCATACAGAGCCTGTTCTCTTTGAAAGACTACCTTAAAGAAACAGGATTGGGAGATTTCTATGACTTCATTTTAATAGATACTCCTCCCAATCTCGGGATTCTGACTAATATCGCGCTTGTTACCGCCGATTTCTTTCTGGTTCCTGTTAGCCCGGGGAAATACGCCTTAAAAGGGCTGGATAGAATGTTCAGAGTAGCCCAAATGGTTAAAAAGCGAATCAATCGGAACCTCGAGTTTCTTGGAATAGTGATCAACAATTTCCGCAAGCACGAACAACCTTCACGTGCCCTGGAAAAGTCTGTTATGGACTTATACGGGGAGGCATACATTACTCCTCCCATCAGGAGGACAGTGGACGTTCAAAAATCCGAGATAATCAGTGAACCCATACAGCTGGCTTTTCCAAGCTCTCCAGCTGTGAGGGATCTAAAGAGACTCTCACTGGAGGTGCTAAAGCGTGTCCAGAAATAGAAAACTGGATATGGATTCTTTGACAACATTGATAAAACAGACTGTAAGAAACAATGAAAACGATAGAGAAGAAGCGCTCAAAGAATTTGAAGAGGACTTTTTTGGAAGGAAAGAAAAATCCAGAAGAAAGCTCGTAAAACCGACAAGAAAAACGAGAAAAGTTAACCTTTCTAAAGATAAAAGCTCCTTCGAACAGCTACTTGAAAGAAAGGACCTAACTTCTACTGAAAAGCTGATGCTTATTTACCTGAAGCGTGCTACGAAGGAGGAAGAAATAACAATCAGCGTCCGAACACTGGCTGGGGCTCTTGGAATAAACAAAAACACTGCGCTGGATACACTCATGAGCCTTGAGATGAAGAGGCTCATAAGGAAAAAATCGACACCGAGGGGAACGCTCGTCAGACTATTGATTGAGCTGGAGGAGTTATGAGCAGAACGGGAAAGTGGATTCTCAGTTATTTCTTTTTTTACATAACTTCACTATTCATCTTTCCTATGACATCGAGAGTCATAACTCTCAGTGTTATACTTGGAATGATCATGGTTGCACCTGCTAGAATGGTGAAAAAGAGTAGTTCAAAGAGATTACTCACTACCTTTACACTGATTGGAATAGTGGTCGTTTTTGTATACCTCCTGTACACTGCGATTCCGATAATAATTAACGGAGTGAAGAGTTTTCAGTCCGGTCTCGGAACTCTCGATATCGAAGCTTTTTCGTCCAAATTTAGGGAACCCTTTGGAACGTTTATCGAGGATCTGTTCGGGAAAGCAGGTTCTATGCTCGGTGATATTTTACTTCAGGTAAGTCTTTATATCAGTAAAAGCATAGCTTCATGGATCACTTTTGGAGTACTATTAATTGTAGCATCCGCTGTTTTAACCATCAAATCTAGACGTTTTCTCGAGCGAAGGACGGTTGAAACCTTTTTTCCGAGATGTGAAAGAAAAGAGGTTGTGAATTTTTTTGAGGGTGTATACAGAGATTTTCAGGGTTATATTACAGGTCAATTGATCGTGGCAGTGACCATAGGTACTGTCATCGGTTTGGGAGCATTCGTTTTTGGAATAAAGCAGTCACTTTTTCTGGGCCTTCTTGCGGGGATTACTAACCTTATTCCCTTTGTAGGAGTAATCATTACTGCGATTCCTCTTCTGGTAATGGGATATACTAGCTACGAAAATCCCGTAATTGGTATCATCGTATCCATATCGCTCCTCGTTGTGGCCAATCAGCTGGAAATGTGGGTTCTTTCTCCGAGAATAATGTCAAAAAGGTTGAAGTTGAACTGGTTCATAATACTTCTTTCAATGATTGCCTCTAGCGAGCTCTTTGGAGCGTTTGGAATTGTTCTGGCCATTCCCGTGGTAATATTTGTGAAGCGTTATTGGAAAACATTCGTGGTTAGGGAGGGACATAATAATGGGGATATATGATAGGGATTGGTACAGGGAAGAAAAAGAAAAAAAGCCCCCTCTTAAAAAGAGGAGGACAGATAAAAGCTTCATGACAGGATTGATTATAGGTTTTGTGCTTGGTGTGGTTTTAACTCTATTGATTACACTCTTTTGATCAAAATTCCAGTTCTATGAATGGTCTCAACTCAAAGGTAAATTTCCTGGTTGTATATTGTTCGAAATAGCTTCCAAAATATATGCCAAGATCAGTCCCGATCTTCACACTCCTGAAAGAACCATGCTTCAGCTTTAAAGTAACAATGTTTGCTTTTTTCAATTCGCCTACGGGACCTTTCCAAGATTCCCTGTCCGTAAATTCTCCTGGCTCATCACTGGGTTCGTCCATGTTTAAATACGGTGTATCGAGGGTGACTTCGCCCTGCGTGAAGTGTTCAAACTTCAGGGATATATTCATATGGTTGGCTAACCATTCGAACAACAAAGAGAAAGCGTTGAGGTCAGGACCATATTTAAAACCCAGAGGATACTCATTGGCATCTCTGGAACCGGGAAGTTCCGATTTGGTTATAGTTCTGTTCGTAATTTTCAAAAGCGGCTGCCATCTGTTGTAGATCCATGTGTCCGTGTGATAAATTTCTCCTGAAAGGCGCAACAATCCGTATGATGTTTCCTGAAAATATTCAATACCTAATCCATATGCCATGGCATTCGGTTTCCCTCTGGCACCGGCTTCTGTTGGACCTGCGAAGTCGTCCATTGTAAACTCTCCGTAGATCTGGAGCCCTTTCGCCGGAACAATCGAAAAATCTATGGACATCATAACGTTGGAAAAACCTTCGCCATAGGTATTGTGGAACACGATGAAGGGGTTGAAATCTGTAAGGTCTGGATGTTTACCTCCAACGACGTTAATTTCCCCAATCCCGAACCGCAACCAGCGATTAGGTTTGATGTCAAAACGGTGTCCTACAATGAGTTTCGATGGTTCGGCGTACACCTGATCTTGATTGAGGTCCCAATAGTGAGGATTGCCTTCAGAAACTTTTGTCTGCCTTTCCCATTCGCTACTACTGAGTAGAGGAATCACAGAGATCAGATTGAAGGTATAGGAGAAGCTACCAGCTCCCATGGGCGTAATGAAAGCAGAGCTGAAATTGTCGTAGTATTCTGAGGCGTCACTCAGCGTCAAACCATTTCTTAGCGGTCCCCAGCTCAGCTTATACCGTCCAAGGCTCGCGAAAAAATGATTACTGGAATACGCTGCATAACCGAAACTCGGAAAACTGAAATCCAGAGCCCTGATGTCCCCCTTAAGCAGTTCCACAGGGAAATTCGTCAATGGCGTGGCGCTTCCCGAAGGTCCATGACTTATGTAACTTCGG
This genomic interval from Kosmotoga pacifica contains the following:
- the rlmD gene encoding 23S rRNA (uracil(1939)-C(5))-methyltransferase RlmD; the protein is MEQKLLVEKLVAGGVSLARNDDGKVIFLTGGYPGELIRARRLNTKRDFELWEPVEILKESPFRRRKLCGSFPSCGGCDWQDLEYQEQLKWKKIIVEEQFRRIAKIEVVIPDVVPSREKHYRNKMEYVAFHSSGELNLGLKRKASDRPVQLDGCVLGNVPFEDLRKRFQRLLNEHSVKPYNTKTKTGNLKHVILRKSSRDEIMAILITKKSEFLELRPIEKRIKSEIPQVNSLIHVHNSRDDVNLRGPYRVLYGEPVLTEEIDGILYQIPPTSFFQVNTWIARKILHYVSGVLSERKHSNLLDLFSGVGLFSLYLAESFESVLAVENSAVSVKAFESNARINQLENVRVLKENVASFLKKAHGKYDVVFIDPPRSGVGKPITMITRLKPSILVYISCNPTTLARDISYLMRSGFRIEDIRAFDMFPQTHHLETIVILKHPLSL
- the arcC gene encoding carbamate kinase, whose translation is MKKIVVAIGGNALNKPGEKPTAEVMKTNLLGTVKHLADLVEDGFDLVITHGNGPQVGNLLVQQEIAKDTLPPFPIDVNDAMTQGSIGYLITQTLSNELKRRELRVPVSCVLTQIIVDRDDPGFKNPTKPVGPFYDEETAKSLQESKGWVMKEDAGRGWRRVVPSPMPLDVVEIESIKALLEANNVLVAAGGGGIPVVVNDAGELEGVEAVIDKDRASSLLARLIGAEMFVILTAVDHAYVNFGKSNQQALKELSVKDAKRLMEEGHFAHGSMYPKIEAAVNFVEKTGHRAIITSLEGVERALDGSFGTQIVP
- the argS gene encoding arginine--tRNA ligase, coding for MLRHLVEKLVRESIERLEIEEIPPFKVEIPDVKFGDYSTNAAFLLAKYLKKNPREIAVELSAEIKKDISVKNVTVAGPGFINIELADEIYLKSVEELDRNRGFWKLEPEIAVQFEFGSANPTGPFTIGHGRQLVYGDVLCRIFSARGYRVQREMYINDAGRQIRLLGRSLWVRYNQLFGMEVSLPEDGYQGEYLIEIAKEIQSEFNDRFVGIWDEEVHEFFSNFALNKMLDSMKETLNKLDVKFDSQFSEKSLVADGTVDRVLKILKNRDLLYEKDGALWFKVSRFVDDKDKVVVRSDGTHTYFLTDIAYHLNKYERGFQRAFDIWGSDHMGHIPRMKAALVALGVPEDFLQVIIHQYVNIKQGGEVVKMSTRKGTFSTLDELLEAAGVDATRYFFAMFDPDTHMLFDLDLAKKKSNENPVFYVQYAHARISSIFRTAMDKGITMKEIPLNYEFAIEEKNLIKLVFDFPAILDSIIEDFKVNRLTNYLETLAATFHAFYNKHLVVDPENPGRSSLRLKLCEITRNIIADGLQLLGVSAPESM
- a CDS encoding ParA family protein — encoded protein: MPVIAITNHKGGVGKTTLTYSLAYEYALGGYKVLLVDLDPSGNLTIAMDQDPYEDGEVNLASIISEGESFDADLLKKSVNKGFATIDILPSNDELYRVESMGNGIQSLFSLKDYLKETGLGDFYDFILIDTPPNLGILTNIALVTADFFLVPVSPGKYALKGLDRMFRVAQMVKKRINRNLEFLGIVINNFRKHEQPSRALEKSVMDLYGEAYITPPIRRTVDVQKSEIISEPIQLAFPSSPAVRDLKRLSLEVLKRVQK
- a CDS encoding capsule assembly Wzi family protein: MRYVLMLLVLLIPLILLANLANLSFKGDEAYALWKAKLLLAGEVPYTPNTPVTSAFMGDRKQYKSNTEVSFKTIPQLTLHNFEPFTTRAGWYNPCVPLYLRYRYDTLYPWMILRFDSNIENNLKAVINLDFRKDYRSYISHGPSGSATPLTNFPVELLKGDIRALDFSFPSFGYAAYSSNHFFASLGRYKLSWGPLRNGLTLSDASEYYDNFSSAFITPMGAGSFSYTFNLISVIPLLSSSEWERQTKVSEGNPHYWDLNQDQVYAEPSKLIVGHRFDIKPNRWLRFGIGEINVVGGKHPDLTDFNPFIVFHNTYGEGFSNVMMSIDFSIVPAKGLQIYGEFTMDDFAGPTEAGARGKPNAMAYGLGIEYFQETSYGLLRLSGEIYHTDTWIYNRWQPLLKITNRTITKSELPGSRDANEYPLGFKYGPDLNAFSLLFEWLANHMNISLKFEHFTQGEVTLDTPYLNMDEPSDEPGEFTDRESWKGPVGELKKANIVTLKLKHGSFRSVKIGTDLGIYFGSYFEQYTTRKFTFELRPFIELEF
- a CDS encoding TetR/AcrR family transcriptional regulator, producing the protein MRGEVTRKKIMEAAIKVISQETIEGLSTRKVSGEADVNLAAIHYHHRSKEGMLIDLSRYVINNYLLPKIDALFGKGLEPRDFISSIFNIINELSKEREDVLITLIYLWLYGKKNKRIREIMRSFKSQIEERMKEELLKHMSKSRTSRVIFRLSYFIFGYTLELVISGETITEKEIADIAKRIL
- a CDS encoding AI-2E family transporter, producing MSRTGKWILSYFFFYITSLFIFPMTSRVITLSVILGMIMVAPARMVKKSSSKRLLTTFTLIGIVVVFVYLLYTAIPIIINGVKSFQSGLGTLDIEAFSSKFREPFGTFIEDLFGKAGSMLGDILLQVSLYISKSIASWITFGVLLIVASAVLTIKSRRFLERRTVETFFPRCERKEVVNFFEGVYRDFQGYITGQLIVAVTIGTVIGLGAFVFGIKQSLFLGLLAGITNLIPFVGVIITAIPLLVMGYTSYENPVIGIIVSISLLVVANQLEMWVLSPRIMSKRLKLNWFIILLSMIASSELFGAFGIVLAIPVVIFVKRYWKTFVVREGHNNGDI
- the argF gene encoding ornithine carbamoyltransferase: MAVNLKGKSFLTLLDFTTDEIRYLIDIAKQVKAEKRTGIITQRFLGKTLAIIFEKRSTRTRTAFETAFGEEGGHPVFLSKDDIHLGVKEDLEDTARVLGRMFDAIAFRGFKQETAETLAKWSGIPVYNGLTDLYHPTQILADFMTIEEHFGSLRGRKLVYMGDSRNNVANSLMIGSAKMGLHYVACGPKELWPSEELVSECKRIADNTGAIIEITDDPKIAVKDADAIYTDVWASMGEEEKLKERIALLRPYQVNQELMDSTGRKDTIFLHCLPAVKGNEVTRDVIEGPQSRVFEEAENRKHTIKAVMIATLL
- a CDS encoding inositol monophosphatase family protein, which produces MSKQRFSFAMQLIKDIGKELKFKQNIDRIISYKSSELDIVTQFDLEIQQKFVKEIKAKFSSDVVLAEEEGLSDVEPTSATWVLDPIDGTANFAHRLPLYCISLAFYERTEPVFGLIYLPETGDLYGAYKGEGAFLNSSRIRVSNRDEISESLVTVGTTTLRSVELLNLLHTNVRRMRVLGTAALQAAFVAAGFSEAFIGYRLNIWDIAAAYIILKEAGGRVTDWNGKDIGPWNTEKMIFSNGHMLRELCSLISSVGV